The Enteractinococcus fodinae genome has a segment encoding these proteins:
- a CDS encoding SDR family oxidoreductase, whose translation MTEAQETVHDPIGYLSPELLKGHVAFITGGGSGINLGIAKAFARCGAAVAICGRTEERLAAAATELEALGARVAYKAADVRDPEALQASIDHAAEQLGDISIAVAGAAGNFFARAEEMSPNAFRTVVDIDLMGAYHTARFAFPYLQRTRGSVLFISAGQAYKANKYQAHVGAAKAGIEMLMKDLAVEWGPYGIRSNSLVPGPISGTEGMARLAAQSGDEAWKRAVPLGRYGDKEEIGAMAAVLSGPLGAYVTGSQYIVDGGIGLTSSAHVSEAVERELFRTEQ comes from the coding sequence ATGACCGAAGCGCAAGAGACAGTTCACGACCCTATCGGCTACCTCTCACCAGAGTTACTCAAGGGACACGTCGCATTTATCACCGGTGGCGGTTCCGGCATTAACCTGGGCATCGCCAAAGCGTTCGCGCGATGCGGGGCCGCGGTTGCTATTTGTGGGCGCACCGAAGAGCGCCTTGCCGCTGCCGCAACAGAGCTGGAGGCGCTAGGCGCGCGGGTTGCTTACAAAGCTGCAGATGTCCGTGACCCCGAGGCGCTGCAAGCATCGATCGATCACGCTGCCGAACAGCTGGGCGACATCAGCATTGCGGTGGCTGGTGCCGCTGGCAACTTCTTTGCCCGAGCCGAGGAGATGAGCCCCAACGCCTTCCGCACCGTGGTCGACATCGATCTCATGGGCGCGTATCACACTGCTCGCTTTGCTTTCCCGTACCTGCAGCGCACCCGCGGCTCGGTCCTGTTCATCTCAGCAGGCCAGGCATACAAAGCAAATAAATATCAAGCCCATGTCGGTGCTGCCAAGGCGGGCATTGAAATGCTCATGAAGGACCTCGCTGTTGAATGGGGTCCGTACGGCATCCGATCAAACTCGTTGGTCCCCGGACCGATCTCTGGCACCGAGGGCATGGCACGACTGGCCGCTCAGTCCGGTGACGAGGCGTGGAAGAGGGCGGTTCCGCTGGGCCGTTACGGGGACAAGGAAGAAATCGGTGCGATGGCCGCTGTACTCTCCGGTCCGCTGGGTGCCTACGTGACCGGTTCGCAATACATCGTTGACGGCGGGATCGGACTGACGAGCTCAGCACACGTCTCGGAAGCGGTCGAGAGGGAACTGTTCCGCACGGAGCAGTGA
- a CDS encoding SDR family NAD(P)-dependent oxidoreductase: MDLGLSKRKFLITGGSSGLGLAAARSLVAEGADVAICGRSEERIEQALDSLRSDGQDVVGFRADVTDPGAFGQLREELSSRWDGVLDGLVNNAGEHTSGKFEETTDTQWYDDFDLKVMAILRGVREMLPLLRASSAPAVLNVLSVFAKYQYKNSMPSSMFRSAGLSATNALARDLADDGIRVNAALIGFIHSDQWVRAAGTDDAQAVQEYEDNRAQQLGIPLGRAGTPEEFGDVAAFLLSPRASYLTGTALNVDGGLSPVI, encoded by the coding sequence ATGGATTTGGGACTGAGTAAGCGCAAATTTCTGATCACGGGTGGCTCTTCTGGCTTGGGATTAGCCGCGGCACGATCGTTGGTGGCAGAGGGCGCTGATGTGGCTATTTGTGGGCGATCTGAGGAGCGCATAGAACAGGCGCTGGATTCCCTCAGGAGCGATGGGCAGGATGTCGTCGGCTTCCGAGCTGATGTCACCGACCCAGGAGCCTTCGGCCAGCTACGCGAGGAGCTCTCATCACGCTGGGATGGTGTGCTGGACGGCCTGGTCAATAACGCCGGCGAGCACACCTCGGGCAAGTTCGAGGAGACCACGGACACCCAGTGGTACGACGACTTTGACCTGAAGGTCATGGCCATTCTGCGCGGCGTGCGGGAAATGCTACCGCTGCTGCGCGCCAGTAGCGCCCCTGCAGTACTCAACGTCTTGAGCGTCTTTGCAAAATACCAATACAAAAATTCGATGCCCAGCTCCATGTTTCGATCAGCTGGGCTGAGCGCAACGAACGCGCTAGCTCGGGATCTGGCGGATGATGGGATCCGAGTCAATGCAGCCCTGATCGGTTTTATCCACAGTGACCAGTGGGTGCGCGCTGCTGGCACGGATGATGCACAAGCGGTCCAAGAATATGAGGACAACCGTGCCCAGCAACTGGGCATCCCTCTGGGACGAGCAGGCACGCCAGAAGAATTCGGTGACGTCGCCGCATTTCTCCTGTCACCCCGCGCCAGCTACCTCACCGGCACTGCCCTAAACGTCGACGGCGGGCTCTCCCCCGTGATTTAG